In one Anticarsia gemmatalis isolate Benzon Research Colony breed Stoneville strain chromosome 9, ilAntGemm2 primary, whole genome shotgun sequence genomic region, the following are encoded:
- the ry gene encoding xanthine dehydrogenase rosy, whose translation MGLLNIEDESGDICTELIFYVNGKKVVEPKPDPEWTLLWYLRKKLRLTGTKLGCAEGGCGACTVMISKYNRKEKKVIHLAVNACLAPVCAMHGLAVTTVEGIGSTRTRLHPVQERIAKAHGSQCGFCTPGIVMSMYSLLRSKSNITYTDMEVAFQGNLCRCTGYRAIIEGYRTFLEDWEAKRITNGSNGIANGKSNGENGHTNGTNGTNGTTNGAENGNGVCGMGKDCCKYKTDKEEETSETDHIFDRSAFLPYDSTQEPIFPPELKLSTLYDDQYLIYQGQKCTWYRPTELGTILKLKNQHPDAKIVVGNTEVGVEVKFKHSVYPTIIMPNCIPEMNEITENDNGVTVGAAVTLMDMEHTLRKYINNLPRYKTRTFLAIVNMLNWFAGKQIRNVAAVGGNIMTGSPISDLNPILMSLKVKFNLLSEDGGQRSVLMDETFFTGYRRNVVKPNEILLSLEIPYSSRYQYVKAYKQAKRREDDISIVTASINVEFEDNTDVIKNINLAFGGMAPVTKLATKTGECLKGEKWNEAMLEKAFTSLVEELPLSPSAPGGNILFRRTLTMSLFMKAYLSIAEQISKDYIHKELVIPYHSSGAEQFHGDIPKSAQYFDLVGDKQVKSDAVGRPITHMSAFKQATGEAIYCDDIPIAEGELYLAYVLSSKAHAKILSVNADKALQKPGVVAFYSAKDLTPEQNAIGPIFHDEELFISEKVTSQGQTIGVIVAQDQNTAQEAARMVEIQYEEIQPIIVTMEDAIKHNSFYPQYPKTIRKGDVNKAFENKDYMIIENECRMGGQEHFYLETHAAFAIPKKEDDELEIFCSSQHPSEIAKLVSHVLHVPMNRIVARVKRMGGGFGGKESRGMLVALPVALAAHKLQKPVRCMLDRDEDMQMTGTRHPFLVKYKVAVTKEGKIMAAKVDIYNNGGYSIDLSGPVVERAMFHYENAYYIPDAEVTGHVCKTNLPSNTAFRGFGGPQGMFGAESIIEDIAFKVGKTPEEIRRLNLYTENTTTHYGQILENCTLQRCWDECIAKSNLAERRRNIEKFNKEHRWRKRGISIIPTKFGIAFTEKLLNQAGALVLIYVDGSVLLSHGGTEMGQGLHTKMIQVASRCLGIDASKIHVSETSTDKVPNTSATAASAGSDLNGMAVLQACEQLNKRLQPFKDKNPNGKWEDWVLQAWIDRVSLAASGFYATPEIGYNFKENTGKPFNYFTFAAACTEVEIDCLSGDHLVIRSDIVMDLGESINPAIDIGQIEGGFIQGYGLFTMEELIYSPTGTLFSRGPGAYKIPGFGDIPQEFNVSLLKGASNPKAVYSSKAVGEPPLFLASSAFFAIKEAIRAARRETGASMEFPFESPATSARIRMACEDHITRKLEKPEPGSFVPWNVVP comes from the exons ATGGGTTTGTTAAACATCGAGGATGAAAGCGGTGACATTTGTACGGAGCTGATTTTCTATGTGAATGGAAAGAAG GTGGTGGAACCTAAACCCGATCCAGAATGGACGCTTCTTTGGTACCTCCGGAAGAAACTTCGTCTTACCGGCACCAAGCTAGGCTGTGCCGAGGGAGGTTGTGGCGCCTGCACCGTCATGATATCAAAATACAATCGCAAAGAGAAGAAAGTCAT TCACCTTGCAGTGAACGCATGTTTAGCGCCGGTGTGTGCTATGCACGGCTTAGCAGTAACTACAGTCGAAGGAATTGGTTCAACGAGAACTAGACTACATCCAGTACAAGAACGTATTGCTAAGGCTCACGGGTCACAATGTGGGTTCTGTACTCCAGGCATCGTCATGTCTATGTATAGTTTACTGAGGAGCAAAAGTAACATAACATACACAGACATGGAAGTTGCATTCCAAGGTAATCTGTGCAGATGTACTGGATACCGAGCCATTATTGAGGGTTACAGGACGTTCCTCGAGGACTGGGAGGCTAAACGCATAACCAATGGGTCTAATGGCATCGCCAATGGCAAGAGTAATGGTGAAAATGGTCATACAAACGGTACAAATGGTACCAATGGCACAACGAATGGTGCAGAAAATGGAAACGGTGTATGTGGCATGGGTAAAGACTGTTGTAAATACAAGACTGATAAAGAAGAAGAAACAAGTGAAACAGACCATATTTTTGACAGATCCGCATTTCTCCCGTACGATTCTACCCAGGAACCGATATTTCCACCTGAATTAAAACTGTCCACTTTGTACGATGATCAATATCTGATCTATCAAGGTCAAAAATGTACATGGTATAGACCAACTGAGTTAGGTACAATACTAAAATTGAAGAATCAACATCCGGATGCCAAAATAGTAGTAGGAAATACTGAGGTTGGAGTAGAGGTCAAGTTCAAGCATTCTGTGTACCCGACCATTATTATGCCAAATTGCATACCCGAGATGAACGAGATTACAGAAAATGACAATGGCGTTACAGTAGGAGCTGCTGTTACTTTAATGGATATGGAACATACTTTAAGGAAGTACATAAACAATTTGCCTCGTTACAAGACACGTACCTTCCTAGCTATAGTAAACATGTTAAATTGGTTCGCTGGTAAACAGATTCGAAACGTAGCAGCTGTCGGCGGCAATATAATGACAGGCAGTCCTATATCAGATTTGAACCCTATTTTAATGTCCCTGAAAGTGAAATTCAATCTGCTGAGTGAAGATGGAGGACAACGATCTGTTTTGATGGATGAGACGTTCTTCACTGGCTACAGGCGAAATGTGGTGAAGCCTAACGAAATATTGTTATCGCTTGAAATACCTTACTCGAGTAGGTATCAATACGTGAAAGCTTACAAACAGGCAAAGAGGAGGGAAGACGATATTTCCATTGTCACGGCTTCAATTAACGTGGAATTCGAAGATAATACTGACgttattaaaaacatcaatttaGCATTTGGTGGAATGGCTCCAGTAACTAAGCTAGCGACAAAGACAGGAGAGTGCTTGAAAGGAGAAAAATGGAACGAAGCAATGTTAGAAAAAGCATTCACATCTTTGGTGGAAGAATTGCCTTTGAGCCCCTCGGCACCCggtggaaatattttattccgtaGAACATTGACAATGAGCTTGTTCATGAAGGCATACTTATCAATAGCTGAGCAAATATCCAAAGACTATATACACAAGGAATTAGTCATACCTTACCACAGCAGTGGTGCTGAACAATTCCACGGTGACATTCCTAAAAGTGCTCAATATTTCGATTTAGTAGGAGACAAACAGGTTAAAAGCGATGCAGTTGGTAGACCCATAACGCATATGTCAGCATTTAAACAAGCAACAGGAGAAGCCATATATTGCGATGACATTCCAATTGCGGAGGGTGAACTGTATTTAGCGTATGTGCTCAGTTCAAAAGCACACGcaaaaatcctttcagtaaATGCGGATAAGGCTTTACAAAAACCAGGCGTAGTTGCATTTTACTCGGCGAAAGATTTAACTCCTGAACAGAATGCAATTGGACCCATTTTCCACGACGAGGAATTATTTATCAGTGAGAAAGTAACGAGTCAGGGACAGACTATCGGCGTCATTGTAGCGCAAGATCAGAACACGGCTCAAGAAGCGGCAAGGATGGTTGAGATTCAATATGAAGAAATACAGCCTATCATTGTTACTATGGAAGACGCCATTAAGCACAATTCCTTCTATCCACAATACCCAAAAACCATAAGGAAAGGTGATGTGAATAAGGCCTTTGAAAATAAGGATTATATGATTATTGAAAATGAGTGTAGAATGGGAGGTCAAGAGCATTTCTACTTAGAAACTCATGCTGCTTTTGCAATTCCGAAAAAGGAAGACGAtgaattagaaatattttgttcgaGCCAACATCCTTCTGAGATTGCG AAATTAGTAAGCCACGTTTTGCACGTACCTATGAATAGGATAGTCGCACGTGTAAAACGTATGGGTGGTGGGTTTGGCGGCAAGGAATCTCGTGGTATGCTAGTTGCTCTTCCTGTCGCACTAGCGGCTCATAAACTGCAGAAACCTGTAAGATGCATGCTCGACCGAGATGAAGACATGCAGATGACAGGCACAAGACATccatttttggttaaatacaaAGTTGCTGTGACTAAAGAGGGAAAGATAATGGCAGCAAAAGTGGACATTTACAATAACGGAGGCTATTCCATAGATCTGTCTGGACCC GTGGTCGAACGAGCTATGTTCCATTATGAGAATGCGTATTACATTCCAGATGCTGAAGTAACTGGACACGTTTGCAAAACTAATTTACCGTCGAATACCGCTTTCCGAGGTTTCGGCGGTCCACAGGGAATGTTTGGCGCTGAAAGCATAATAGAAGATATAGCATTTAAAGTAGGGAAGACACCTGAAGAAATTCGAAGATTAAACTTGTACACAGAGAATACTACCACTCACTACGGACAGATATTAGAAAACTGCACGTTGCAGAGATGTTGGGACGAATGTATAGCGAAGAGCAATCTGGCTGAGAGGAGACGTAACATAGAGAAATTCAACAA agAACACAGATGGCGTAAACGAGGGATCTCTATCATTCCAACTAAATTCGGAATTGCGTTTACGGAAAAACTGTTGAATCAAGCCGGAGCGTTAGTGCTGATATACGTAGATGGATCAGTTCTTCTATCTCATGGAGGTACGGAGATGGGCCAGGGACTTCACACGAAGATGATACAAGTAGCTTCAAGGTGTCTTGGAATAGATGCTTCTAAGATTCATGTCAGTGAAACATCCACTGACAAAGTGCCGAACACTTCAGCCACGGCTGCTAGTGCCGGCTCTGATCTCAATGGTATGGCGGTCCTGCAAGCTTGCGAGCAATTGAACAAGAGGCTGCAGCCCTTCAAGGACAAGAATCCTAATGGAAAGTGGGAAGACTGGGTTCTACAAGCTTGGATTGACAGAGTCAGCTTAGCTGCTTCAGGATTCTATGCTACACCCGAAATTGGTTACAACTTCAAAGAGAATACCGGCAAACCATTTAACTACTTCACATTCGCTGCAGCGTGTACGGAAGTAGAAATTGATTGTCTCAGTGGTGATCACCTAGTAATAAGAAGTGATATTGTTATGGATCTGGGTGAAAGTATAAACCCAGCCATCGACATCGGACAAATTGAGGGAGGTTTTATACAAGGATACGGTCTATTTACAATGGAAGAGCTTATCTATTCTCCGACTGGCACACTATTTTCTCGAGGACCGGGTGCTTACAAAATTCCTGGATTTGGTGACATTCCACAAGAGTTTAACGTATCTCTACTTAAAGGAGCTTCTAATCCGAAAGCTGTATATTCATCGAAG GCCGTTGGTGAGCCGCCTCTGTTCCTGGCGTCGTCGGCTTTCTTCGCCATCAAAGAAGCGATAAGGGCGGCGCGCCGAGAGACCGGGGCGTCTATGGAATTCCCATTCGAGTCGCCAGCTACATCGGCGCGTATACGTATGGCTTGTGAGGATCATATTACACGGAAG ctcGAGAAGCCCGAGCCAGGCAGCTTTGTTCCATGGAACGTAGTCCCTTAA
- the LOC142975555 gene encoding xanthine dehydrogenase-like, whose amino-acid sequence MDMNSLVPKDVQKTLLFFVNGKKVIEPNPDPEWTLLWYLRKKLLLTGTKYGCGEGGCGACTVMVSEYLRTEDRVKHIAVNACLTPVCAMHGLAVTTVEGIGSTQDRLHPVQERIAKAHGSQCGFCTPGIVMSMYALLRNKCEIKYSDIETALQGNLCRCTGYRPIIEGFKTFTDGWEKYYSHEGENKTNGLCAMGKECCRNKEDKDSSKLFNKSLFQPFDPTQEPIFPPELKLNPRYSEECLYFQGENVTWIRPKTLEDLLRIKSQYPTAKLVAGNSEIGVEMKFKKKVYPILLYPSIITEMNLCSVSTNGVSIGATTTLTELADFLEDQIVKNPIRGKVFEAIKYMLHWFAGNQVRNVATLVGNIVTASPISDLNPILMACSAVLNVYSANRGQRTIAIDETFFKGYRSTTISEDEVVVSIDIPFTESLQYFMAYKQARRKEDDISIVTSAFNVKFDQSSKTILQAKLCYGGMGPTTICAHKTSKILVGQQWNQSMLNIAFTSLTDELHLDSSVPGGMAEYRKSLCLSLFFRFYLYVLERVHVPNGIKLYNERDLSATTEISAKEPTSSQYYEIKNDKRTVSDAVGLPITHLSALKQATGEALYCDDIPPVEKELHLKLIFSSEAHAKIKSIDASEALKIPGVEGFFSAADLDEECNKMGPIIKDEEIFSSQLVTSRACVVGAIVATTESIARKARDLVIINYEPLQPVIVTLEDAISQKSFFPGYPRVLRKGDVDKALLESSHIAEGYVRNGAQEHFYLETMSAYAIRKEDELEIVATTQNPEDIAHIASETLKVPNHKVVAKVKRVGGGFGGKETRAAILAIPVAIAAYKLKKPVRAVLDRDEDMQVTGYRHPCLVKYKVGFNNEGKINGAKFEIYSNAGNSMDISCSMIERALVHVDNCYNIPNIQVVGYLCRTNMPSNTAFRGFGAPKAMLAAETMIRHIAETLNKSYEEIVQINLYQEGALTHFNQTLTYCTLSRCWNECIETSDYWNRKKAVDDFNRRNRWKKKGITLVPTKYGISFQVDVLMQAGALLLVYKDGSVLLSIGGIEMGQGLFTKMVQVASRALGVDYTKIHISEMSTDKVPNSSPTAGSISSDLYGMAVLEACNILKKRLEPFKAKKPNGKWEDWVIDAYVNRVQLSATGFYASPKIEYNPETNTGNLFEYFTYGVACSEVIIDCLTGDHQVLRTDIVMDVGESLNPAIDIGQIEGAFMQGYGFYTLEEMVFSDRGEALSRGPGTYKIPGFSDIPKVFNVSLLKGAPNPRAVYSSKAVGEPPLFLAASVFFAIKEAIKAARLDGGVSADFTMDSPATCARIRMACEDHITKQVKPTITNKRKPWNVIA is encoded by the exons atggATATGAATTCTTTAGTTCCTAAAGACGTCCAgaaaactttgttattttttgtaaatggaAAGAAG GTTATCGAGCCTAATCCAGATCCAGAATGGACATTACTCTGGTATCTTCGCAAGAAGTTATTACTCACTGGTACCAAGTATGGATGTGGCGAGGGTGGCTGCGGCGCGTGCACTGTCATGGTCTCCGAATACTTGAGGACCGAGGATCGCGTCAA ACATATTGCAGTAAATGCGTGCCTAACGCCTGTCTGTGCTATGCATGGTTTAGCAGTCACTACTGTTGAGGGTATCGGCTCCACGCAGGATCGGTTACATCCAGTTCAAGAGAGAATAGCTAAGGCACATGGATCGCAATGCGGGTTTTGCACTCCGGGAATAGTCATGTCAATGTATGCCCTACTCagaaataaatgtgaaattaaataCTCAGACATAGAAACAGCATTGCAAGGAAACCTTTGTAGGTGCACTGGTTATCGACCCATTATAGAAGGCTTCAAAACTTTTACTGACGGCTGGGAGAAATATTACAGCCACGAGggagaaaataaaacaaatggtTTATGCGCTATGGGCAAAGAGTGCTGTCGTAATAAGGAAGATAAAGATAGCagtaaattattcaataaatctCTATTTCAGCCCTTTGACCCAACTCAGGAACCAATATTTCCACcggaattaaaattaaatccacGGTATAGTGAAGAATGTTTGTATTTTCAAGGAGAAAATGTTACTTGGATACGACCGAAAACACTCGAAGATTTGCTTAGAATAAAATCTCAGTATCCAACGGCAAAGTTAGTGGCTGGTAATAGTGAAATAGGAGtagaaatgaaatttaaaaagaaagtttaCCCAATACTACTGTATCCATCTATAATTACTGAGATGAATTTGTGTAGTGTTTCAACCAACGGTGTTTCGATCGGTGCCACCACTACATTGACCGAGCTGGCTGATTTTCTAGAAgatcaaatagtaaaaaatccAATCAGAGGCAAAGTTTTTGAAGCTATAAAATACATGCTTCACTGGTTTGCCGGCAACCAAGTTCGGAACGTAGCTACACTGGTAGGAAATATAGTAACAGCCAGTCCAATATCAGATTTAAATCCAATATTAATGGCATGTTCTGCTGTTCTAAACGTCTATAGTGCAAACAGAGGGCAAAGAACAATTGCAATAGATGAAACATTTTTCAAGGGATACAGAAGTACAACGATATCAGAAGATGAAGTTGTAGTGTCAATAGATATTCCATTTACTGAAAGCCTGCAGTATTTTATGGCGTATAAACAAGCCAGACGTAAAGAAGATGATATTTCTATTGTAACATCGGCGTTCAATGTTAAGTTTGACCAAAGTTCAAAAACTATATTACAAGCTAAATTATGTTACGGCGGTATGGGACCAACAACAATATGTGCACATAAGACTTCGAAGATACTTGTAGGTCAGCAGTGGAATCAAAGTATGCTCAACATTGCATTTACCTCGTTAACTGATGAGTTGCATTTAGATAGTTCAGTTCCAGGTGGAATGGCTGAATACAGAAAATCActttgtttaagtttattttttaggttttacTTATACGTTTTAGAAAGAGTCCATGTACCTAACGGCATTAAGTTATATAATGAGAGAGATTTAAGTGCTACTACAGAAATATCCGCGAAAGAACCTACAAGTTCCCAGTATTATGAAATTAAGAATGATAAGAGGACAGTTTCTGATGCAGTCGGATTGCCTATAACACATTTATCGGCTTTGAAGCAGGCAACAGGTGAAGCTTTGTATTGTGACGATATACCACCTGTGGAGAAAGAGTTGCACCTTAAGTTGATTTTCAGCTCAGAAGCACAtgctaaaataaaatctatagaTGCGAGTGAAGCTCTGAAAATACCAGGCGTTGAAGGTTTCTTCTCAGCTGCCGATCTAGATGAAGAATGTAATAAAATGGGCCCTATCATTAAAGAcgaagaaatattttctagtcAACTAGTAACAAGCCGAGCTTGTGTAGTTGGAGCAATAGTGGCAACGACAGAAAGTATAGCCAGAAAAGCAAGAGActtagttattataaattacgaACCTTTGCAACCAGTCATCGTGACCCTGGAGGATGCAATatcacaaaaatcttttttcccTGGCTATCCTCGAGTACTACGTAAAGGTGATGTGGACAAGGCTCTTCTGGAATCAAGTCATATCGCTGAAGGGTATGTAAGAAATGGAGCACAAGAACATTTTTATCTGGAAACGATGTCAGCTTATGCAATAAGAAAGGAGGATGAATTAGAGATCGTAGCTACTACACAAAATCCTGAAGATATAGCG CATATTGCTTCGGAAACACTCAAAGTTCCCAACCATAAGGTCGTTGCCAAAGTTAAAAGAGTTGGAGGTGGATTTGGTGGAAAAGAAACGAGAGCTGCAATTTTAGCTATACCCGTAGCCATTGCCGCTTATAAGCTGAAGAAACCAGTTCGTGCAGTATTAGACAGGGATGAAGACATGCAAGTAACAGGTTATAGACATCCATGcttagtaaaatataaagttgGTTTTAATAATGAAGGAAAAATAAATGGGGCAAAGTTTGAAATATACAGTAATGCAGGAAACTCTATGGATATATCATGCTCG aTGATAGAAAGGGCACTGGTGCACGTAGATAATTGCTACAATATACCCAACATTCAAGTAGTTGGATACTTATGTAGAACGAATATGCCTTCAAACACAGCATTTAGAGGTTTTGGTGCACCTAAGGCCATGTTGGCTGCAGAAACCATGATACGACATATAGCTGAAACGTTAAATAAGAGTTATGAAGAGATTGTACAGATTAATTTGTATCAAGAGGGAGCACTCACTCACTTCAATCAGACGCTTACGTATTGTACCTTGTCTAGATGTTGGAATGAGTGTATTGAAACATCAGATTATTGGAATAGGAAAAAAGCTGTTGACGATTTTAATAG GAGAAACAGATGGAAAAAGAAAGGAATTACTCTAGTCCCTACCAAATATGGAATATCTTTTCAAGTTGATGTTTTAATGCAAGCAGGAGCATTATTGTTAGTATACAAAGATGGATCCGTTTTACTATCCATAGGAGGAATAGAAATGGGTCAAGGACTTTTCACTAAAATGGTACAAGTCGCTTCACGAGCTCTCGGGGTAGACTATACGAAAATTCATATAAGTGAAATGTCTACAGATAAAGTGCCAAATAGCTCCCCAACAGCTGGGAGCATAAGTTCAGATTTATACGGGATGGCTGTTTTAGAAGCGTGTAACATATTGAAAAAAAGACTGGAGCCTTTTAAAGCTAAGAAACCTAATGGTAAATGGGAAGACTGGGTAATAGATGCATACGTAAACAGGGTACAGTTGTCAGCAACAGGTTTTTATGCATCACCGAAGATAGAATATAATCCAGAGACAAATACTGGAAATCTTTTTGAATATTTCACTTACGGAGTGGCGTGTTCTGAAGTTATCATCGACTGTTTAACTGGTGACCATCAAGTGCTGAGAACAGACATAGTAATGGACGTTGGAGAGAGTTTAAACCCAGCTATTGATATAGGTCAAATCGAAGGAGCTTTTATGCAGGGCTATGGTTTCTACACGTTAGAAGAAATGGTGTTTTCAGATCGTGGCGAAGCATTGTCACGTGGACCAGGAACATACAAGATACCTGGGTTTTCTGATATACCTAAAGTATTTAATGTATCATTACTGAAGGGTGCACCTAATCCACGAGCTGTTTATTCTTCAAAG GCTGTGGGTGAACCGCCCCTGTTTCTTGCCGCATCAGTATTCTTCGCAATCAAGGAGGCGATAAAGGCAGCTCGCCTGGATGGCGGTGTATCAGCAGACTTCACAATGGATTCACCAGCGACCTGCGCTCGCATCCGAATGGCTTGTGAAGATCACATTACTAAACAG GTGAAACCTACAATTACGAACAAGAGAAAACCATGGAATGTGATTGCATAA
- the l(3)87Df gene encoding cytochrome c oxidase assembly factor COX20 lethal (3) 87Df, with translation MDTVVKSLLDEEAEEEKKGLVIFGRDVSQIPCFRESFLYGIASGVGVGIAAFLKTSRPMFSQHVGVGTFSLTTMIYWSFCRYQWSKQRFDAQLLQDALKDKLMYEGTMVEKELEQKGVLKSV, from the exons ATGGATACAGTAGTTAAAAGTTTGTTGGACGAAGAAGCAGAAGAAGAGAAAAAG ggtCTGGTAATATTTGGTAGAGATGTATCTCAAATACCGTGCTTTAGAGAAAGTTTTCTTTATGGCATTGCATCAGGAGTTGGTGTTGGTATAGCAGCATTTTTGAAAACATCTCGGCCAATGTTTTCTCAGCATGTAGGAGTCGGGACATTTTCACTCACTACTATGATTTATTGGTCATTCTGTAGGTATCAATGGTCAAAGCAAAGATTTGATGCTCAGCTTCTACAAGATGCACTTAAGGATAAACTTATGTATGAAGGTACAATGGTTGAAAAAGAGCTGGAACAAAAAGGTGTATTAAAATCTGTGTGA